The Sphingomonas aliaeris genome segment TCCTTTTTGGGCGACCGGACATAGACCGTCGTTCCGCCAGCCGCGCTGTTCCAGAGTTTCTCGACCACACCAGGAGCCGCCGCGACCACCGGCGTGCCGAGTGGCGCAGGGATATCGGTGCCATGATGCTCGCGCAGGCCGTTCTCGCGCGGGTCGCCCCAGCTTTCGCGCACCGCCTCACGCGGCAGACCCGCAACCGGCATGGCGAGCGGCCCCGCTCGCCCGGCATCTGCGACCGGCCGGGCCTCGGGGGCCGACACCGACACCGACGCGGGGGCATCGGGCAGCAATTTCAGCGCCGCGATCCACGCGCCGAGCAGCAACAGGACCGCGACCAGCAGCCCGACACCCAATCGCCGCGCCATGCTCAGTTCTGGAACACCGCAGGCGTGCCCGGCTTGATCATCATCGACAGCCGTGCCGCATCCCAGTTGGTCAGGCGGATACAACCGTGGCTCTCCGCCCGGCCTATCGTGCTGGGTTCGGGCGTGCCGTGAATGCCGTAATGCGGCTTCGACAGATCGAGCCAGATGACACCCACCGGTCCGTTCGGCCCCGGCGGAAGCTTGGCCGCCTTGGCACTATCCTTCGCGTCCCAGAACAGGTCGGGATTATAGTGGAACGGCGGATTGTAGGACGCGCCCTTGATCGTCCATTTCCCGATCGGCAGCGGATCGTGGCTGCTGCCCATCGTCGCCGTGAATTGCGCGATCAGCTTGTCATTCTTGTCGAGCACACGCAGAACCTCGTCCGACTTGTCGACGACGACCCTCACGCCCTGCGGCTGATCCGCATTGATGTTCAGGTCCGACAGCGTCTTGCGCCAGTGATCCGGCAGCTTGGCGTCATACGCACGCGACTGGGCCACGACATTGGGAAATACGACCTTCGTTCCCGCGCTGACCGGGGTGGAAGGGCTGTTCAGCGCCATCAGCGTTCCCGGCGTCGTGTGGAACATCTCGGCCAGTTTTTCCATCGCGGTGCGATAGCCCAGGCCCGGCAGCTTGGCCTGCTGTGCCGGATCCTTCGGCAGCGGATTGGTGTAGGGACCCGCAAGCATCTCGTCCGTCAGCGCGATCGTTACGGTCGGACGAAAGGCACGCGACGGATACAGCGCGCGAAGCGTCGCCTTGTCCATCTCTCCGGAGACTTTCAGCCCGTTCGCTTCCTGAAATCCCTTCAGCGCCGCAACGAGCGACTTGCCCGGCTTCCCGTCTATCACGCCCGGCGAGAAACCGAGATGATCCAGGATCACCTGTACATGCATCGTCGACAGATCGACGCCGCTACTCGTCGTCGGCGCCGCCTTTGTTCCCTGCGCGCTGACGGAGATCGGACCAAGCGAGACGAGGGCCAGACAGGCTGCACCCCAAAGCGTTTTCTGCACGAACCCAAACTCCTACATATCCGATCATGCAGACAACGACAGACGCGCAGCTTGTTTCCGAGCCGTCACGAATTCCCGATATTTCCCGCCGCGCGCTGATGGGCGGCGGCCTGGTCGCCGGAGCGGCGGCGTTGATGCCCTTCCCCGCAATGGCGGCCGGTGCGGAATGGCGGCTTGCGATCCGCAACGTGCACAATAACGAAAGCGTCGATGCGGTATTCGCACGCGCCGGTCGCTTCGTGCCGGAGGGGCTGGCTGAACTGAACCACGGCCTGCGCGACTGGCGCACTGGCGAAGTGTTCCAGATGGACCGCCGGCTGCTTGCCTTGCTGGCGAACCTGCGCGCGAAGCTCGACCTGCCCGGGCGGCAGAAGATCGATCTGATCTCGGGCTACCGATCGCCGCATACCAACGCCGCGCTGCGCGCGAGGGGCGGCGAGCATACCGGCGTCGCGACGCGCAGCCAGCATATGTTGGGCAAGGCGACCGACATCATGGTCCCCGGCATTTCGCTCGACAAACTACGCGGCGCGGCGCTTGCGCTGGGCGGCGGCGGGGTCGGCTATTATCCGCGCGACGGGTTCGTCCATGTCGACACGGGACGTGTCCGCCACTGGTGAGCCGTCAGGCCATCGCCTCGGCAAACGCGCGGACCGCCGCGGCCTCGTCCCCGCCCCATACGGCATGCGACACCGCCAGGAAGTCCGCGCCGGCCGCGACCAAAGGCGCGGCATTGGCGGGGGTGATGCCACCGATCGCGACGCAGGGTATCTCGAACATCGTCGACCACCAGCTCAGCAGCACCGGCTCGGCATGGTGGAGCACCGCCTTCGTGCTGGTGGGGTAGAAGGCACCGAAAGCGACATAGTCCGCCCCGGCCTCGCCCGCTTCCATCGCAAGGTGGCGGCTGTCATGGCAGGTGACGCCGATCTGCGCATTCGGACCCAGCGCCTCGCGTGCGTCGCGCGGGTCGCCGTCCTCCTGCCCCAGATGCACGCCATCCGCGCCGAGACGCTTTGCCAGCGAGATACTGTCGTTGATGATGAACGCGACGTCTGCATCGGCGCAAATGCGCTGCAACGGCTCGGCCAGCACCGCCGCCGCATGCTGGTCCACATCCTTCACGCGGAACTGGAACGCCGCCACCGGCCCCGCATCCAGCGCGCGGCGCAACCGATCGGGAAAGGCGCCGCCGACGTCCAGCGGCGACACGAGATACAATTGGCACGGCGGCCGGCGCATATCGCGCGAGAATTGCGCCGCGAAATTCGGATCGAGCGGGCCGAGGGGATCGATATCGTTCATACCGACCCCCTAGCCGTTACGTCATGCCCGCGAAAGAAGCGATGACGCGGGATTATTCCTCGTTCTTGTAGATGCGCACCAGCTTGTCGAGCATCGCCAGCGCCTCGTCGCGCGGACGCTGGAACGTGTTGCGGCCGATGATCGAGCCGTTGCCGCCGCCGTCGCGAATGTCGCGCGCGTCCTGATAGACCGCATCGGCACCCTTGGCCGCGCCGCCCGAAAACACCACGATGCGACGCCCGGCGAAGCTCGCCTGCACGACATGCTTCACCCGGTCGGACTGCTTCGACCAATCCGTGCCTTCGTACATCGGCTTGGCTTCGGCCTGTTCGATATGATCGCTCGGCAGCTTCACCTTGATGATGTGCGCGCCGAGCAGTGCCGCCATGTGCGCGGCATAGGCGCCAACGTCGAGCGCGAGTTCACCCGACTTGGGCAGCATGCCGCCGCGCGGATAGGACCAGATGACCGTCGCGATGCCGAGCGTCTTGGCCTCTGCCGACATTTCGCGGATCTGACCGATCATGTCGAACAGATCGTCCGATCCCGGATAGATCGTGAAGCCGATCGCCGCGCAGCCAAGACGCACCGCATCCTCGACCGATCCGGTGATCGCCTGATTCGCACCCTGCGCCCAGCTGTTCGAGCTGTTGACCTTCAGGATCGTCGGCACCTGGCCCGCGAAGGTCGTGGCGCCGGCCTCGATCATGCCGAGCGGCGCGGCGAAGGCGGACAGACCCGCGTCGATCGCAAGCTGATAATGGTAATGCGGATCGTAACCCGCTGGATTGATCGCGAAGCTGCGGGCCGGGCCATGTTCGAAACCCTGGTCGACCGGCAGGATGATCAGCTTGCCCGTGCCGCCCAGCTTGCCCTGCATCAGGATGCGCGCGATGTTCGCCTTGGTTGCGGAATTGTCGGACTCGTACTTGTCGAGAATGGCCTTCACGATCGGCGTCATCTTGGTTCCTATGCGTTTCGACTTCGTTGTCCGCGCTGTTAGCGGTCGCACCCCGCCGGAGCAACATCGGCGAGCGGCACGGATGCCCCATTACGACGCGTAATCGCTCATGGGTCGGGCAAACGACACTGTATCAGTCCGGGCCAGACGTCCATCTGCGGCGCATTGACCCGACCGGCGCGCCGCGGCAGCGTCCCTCAATGTCTTTGCCCGGCCCGCGAATCCTCATTCCGTTCGTCGCGCTTGCAGGCGGGATGACGATCGCCGCGCCTGCACCGCGATCGGCCGATATTCCGCGCGATTTTACCCTGTCCAACGGGGTACGGACGACCCTCGACCAACTCCGCGGCAGGGTAGTGATGCTCAATATCTGGGCGACCTGGTGCGTGCCATGCCGCGCAGAGCTTCCGCTGTTGAATGCCTATTACCGCCGGCATCGCGGGGAAGGTCTGGTCGTTATCGGCATCGCGGTCGATGAGGGCAAAACACCCGCCGACCAGTTGGTTTCACCTGCAATCGCGTACCTGCAGGCGCGCCATGTCCACGGCCGGGACCTCACCGTTTCGTCCGTACCGACGAGCTACGTCTTCGCGAAAAGCGGGCGGCTCGAACATGTGGGACGGCAGGCGTTCGATGCGCGGTCGCTCGAGCGGGTATTGGGGCCGCTGCTCAAGGCGAAGTAGCGCGATCCTATCGCCCCGGCTTCACACCTCCGTTTGTTTTCGAGCGAAGTCGAAAAACATGGGCCTTGCAGGTCGCAAGCGGTTTCTCGACTACGCTCGAAACGAACGGAGCTGGGGGCGGCGCGACAAATCCAGCCGCGATCCTACCGCGCTAGCGCAGCCACGCCGGGCAGTTCCTTGCCTTCCATCCACTCCAGGAACGCGCCGCCGGCAGTGGACACGAAGGTGAAGTCGCCTCCTGCCCCCGCCTGATTGAGCGCGGCGACCGTATCGCCGCCGCCCGCCACGGAAACCAGCGATCCATCGCGGGTCAGCGCCGCCGCCGTTCTGGCGAGCGCGACCGTCGCCGTGTCGAATGGCGGCGTCTCGAACGCGCCCATCGGGCCATTCCAGACCAGCGTGCGGCAATTCTTCAGCACGTCCGCCAGCGCCTCGACCGCGGCCGGACCGACGTCCAGGATCATCTCGTCCGCGGCGACCTCGTGCACGTTGCACGTCCGGACGCTGGGCGGATTGGCGGCGAATTCCTTTGCGACGACCACGTCGTACGGAAGGTGGATCGTGCAGTTGGCGCGCTCCGCCGCGTCGAATATCTCGTCCGCCGTGCCGGTCAGGTCATGTTCGCACAACGACTTGCCGACATCCACGCCGCGCGCCGCGAGGAACGTATTCGCCATCCCACCGCCGATGATCAGGTGATCGACCTTGGTCACCAGATGCTTGAGCACGTCGAGCTTGGACGACACCTTCGCACCGCCGACCACGGCCGCGACGGGATGCTCTGGATTGCCCAGTGCCTTGTCCAGCGCGTCGAGTTCCGCCTCCATCGCGCGGCCCGCAAAGGCGGGCAGGACATGTGCGAGCCCTTCGGTCGAGACGTGCGCGCGATGCGCGGCGGAAAAGGCATCGTTGACGTACAAATCGCCCAGCTTCGCGATCTGCGCGGTCAGGTCGGCGTCGTTCTTTTCCTCGCCACCGAAGAAGCGCGTATTTTCCAGCACGGCGACATCGCCCGGCTGCAAGGTGGCGACGGCGGCTTCGGCGCCGTCCCAATCGATGAAGCGCACGGGGCGGCCCAGCACGGCCTCGTAAGGCTTGGTAACAAGAGCAAGCGACATGGCCGGATTGCGTTCGCCCTTCGGACGTCCGAAATGCGCCAGTACGAGCACGATCGCACCCTTGTCGGCCAGTTCGCCGACGGTCGCGAGCGTTGCACGCAACCGCGTATCGTCGGTCACCGCACCATCCGCCATCGGTACGTTCAGGTCTTCGCGAACGAGCACGCGCTTGCCCGCGACATCGCCCATATCGTCCAGCGTCTTGAAGGCTCTCGTCGTCATCGTTCGATCCTGATCTCATCGCCGACGGCAATCGTGCCGCCCGTTATCACCATCGCGCAGGCCCCGCCGCGCCAGTCCGGTAGCAGCGCCGCACGCAATCCATCCGCCAGAACTTCCATCCGCTCGCACGGATCGGTCTCGCGCGTGATTTCCAGCACGACATCGTCGCCGATGCGGACGCGTATGCCCCGAACCTGCGGCAGATCGAAGCCATCGATCAACAGGTTGGAACGGCGTTCCTCCCACGGAATGACATGGCCGACCTCAGCCGTCGCCGCTTCCCAATCGCCCCGTTCCATCAGCGTGACCTGGCGCCGGTACGGCTTGCCCTTCATCGCGCCGCGGAAGTCGCCGACGATGCCGCGCTCCAGCGTGACCGCGGCGTGATCGACGGTTTCCATCGGCGCCTTGGGCCGCATGTGCCGGGCGATGCCGGCCAGCGTTCCAACGGTGCCGTCAAGCCGCCCCTCCAGAAAGGCTTCCTTGCGCGCATTCTCGGCGCGCTTGGAAGACGATCCCGGACGGGCCAGCGTGACGGCAGAATCCATCAGAGGAACTTGCCCATCGCACCCGCGGTATCGACCATACGGTTCGAAAAGCCCCATTCATTGTCGTACCAGCTGACGACGCGAACCAGCTTGCCGTCCAGCACTGCCGTTTCCAGGCTATCCACGGTCGAAGAGGCGGACGTGTGCATCAGGTCGATCGAAACGAGTGGTTCGTCGGTATAATCGAGGATGCCCTTCAGCGGGCCGCTTTCCGACGCCGCCTTCAGGATCGCATTGACCTCGTCCTTCGTCGTATCGCGCGACGGAGTGAAGGTCAGGTCGATCAGCGACACGTCGGGGGTCGGCACGCGGATCGCCGAGCCGTCCAGCTTGCCCTTCAATTCGGGCAGCACTTCACCGACGGCACGCGCCGCACCGGTCGTGGTCGGGATCATCGACATGCCCGCGGCACGCGCACGACGCAGGTCCGGGTGGATCTGGTCGAGAATCTTCTGGTCGTTGGTGTAGGCATGAACCGTCGTCATCAGGCCGCGTTCGATACCGATCGCGTCGTTCAGCACCTTCGCCACCGGGGCGAGGCAGTTCGTGGTGCAGGATGCGTTGGAGACGATGTGGTGCCCCGCCTCGAGCTTGTCGTTGTTCACGCCGTAGACGACGGTCAGGTCGACGCCCTTTGCAGGGGCGGAGATCAGCACCTTCTTGGCACCGGCATCGATATGCTTCTGCGCGCTCTCGCGATCGGTGAAGAAGCCGGTGCATTCCAGGACGATATCGACGCCCAGTTCCTTGTGCGGCAGGTTTGCGGGATCGCGCTCTGCGGTGACGCGGATACGCTTGCCGTCGACGACCAGATCCTGGCCCTCGGCCGAAACCTTGCCCGGATACTTGCCGTGAACGCTGTCGCGGCTGAACAGCCACGCGTTCGACTTGGCATCGGCGAGATCGTTGATCGCGACCAGCTCCAGCCCCGTATCGCCGCGTTCCAGAACCGCGCGCGCCACCAGGCGACCGATGCGCCCGAACCCGTTGATCGCTACCTTGACCGTCATTTCCCGTCTCCCGTTAGATGCAGGCCCGATCGGGCCGAATTCCGGCGCGCGGTGGCCGCATCCGCCACATCTGCACGAATCGCAGGCGCAGGATCGGATGCTGAAACGGCCATTTTAGCGCGCATTTCCTAAATATAGGCCGGGCGGCACCGCACCGGCGGTCGATAATATGCGCGGTCTTTGCTGTGGCGCGTCCCGCGCGTCAACTGCGTCGGGGCAAATGCATGTTGTCGCCGGGACAAGGCGTGCTATCTGAACGCGATGGCCGTTTCCACCATCGACCGCATCAGCGCCGCCATCACACGGATCGAAGCTGCCAGCGCCAACCGCGCCACGGCAGCCGACGCGCTGACGCGCCGTCACGCGGCGTTGCGCACGCGGATGGCCGACGCGATCGCCGCGCTGGACGAACTCATCGTGCAGACCGAAAACGACGCTTCCGACGAGCCTTCCGCAGTCGACGAGACGGACGCCGAGGATGCGCACGATGGCTGATGTCACGCTAACCATCGGCGGCAGCCGCCACATCGTTGCCTGCCGCGACGGGGAAGAGGATCAGCTGCTGACGATCGGCGCGCTGCTCGACGCGCGCTGGTCTGCGGCAAAGCGTGCGGCGGGTGGATTGGGCGGCGAGCGGGCTATGTTGTTCGTCGCCTTGATGCTCGCCGACGACCTGCACGACGCGCAGAACCGCCCGCCCGAAGCCGCCCCCGCCAGCGTGTCCGACGCGCAGCTCGAAAAGCTTGCGGATCGGCTCGAAGCGCTTGCCGCGAGCCTTGAGAATTAACCGCCCCCGCGCTATATATCCTCGTGGCGGGCACTGCCCGGTACGAGCCTTACCGATTATCCCTGAGGCGATTCTTCTTCCTAGGGGGTTGTCCCTGCGCAGGTCCTGGCCTGTCGTACATGATCCCCACCTGATGCTTTTGGCGTCAGAGGATATTCAGGCATACGGCCACGGCGGTCCCGCCACCCGACCCGGCCGTCCGACATGATCCTGGACAAGAAGGTCCTGCGCGCCCGGATGCGCGCGGAACGCGACCGCTTCGTCGCTTCGTTCCCGGACAAGAAACCCGCGATCCTGGTCCCGCCCGAGTTTCGCGACCGCCTGGCGCATGGGCTGACCGTCGCATCCTATGTACCGATGGGTGGCGAGGCCGATCCCTCCCCGCTCGCGCGCGCCGCGGTCGAGGCCGGCTGCGAGATCGTCCTGCCGCACGTCACCGGACCGAAACCCCCGCTGCGTTTCCTAGCCTGGGATACCGAAGCGGCACTGATCGCCGGCCCGTTCGGCCTGCACCAGCCCGTCGAGACGGCGGACGAACGCGCGCCGGACATCATCCTTACGCCGCTAGTCGCCTTCGACGCCGCGCTCAACCGGCTGGGCCAGGGTGCCGGCCATTACGACCGCGCCTTCGCCGCCTTCCCCGATGCGTGGCGGGTCGGCGTTGCCTGGAGCGTCCAGCAGGTCGACGCGCTCCCCGCCGACCCGTGGGACGTGCCACTGCACGCCATCGCCACTGAAACCGACTGGATATTCGCATGACGCCAAGCTGGCGCAAACCCGTGGGCGCATTGGCGATCCTGCTGCTGATCGCGATCTGGGTGATCGGCGTGGCGAGCCTGTCGAACACGGTCGCGACATGGCACTGGGTCTTGCAACTGGCGTTCTACCTCGTTGCCGGGATCGCCTGGCTGTGGGTGCTGCCGATGCGTCGCATGCTGCAATGGATGGAAACCGGTCGCTGGCGGTGACGGGGTACGTCCCCGCCCGTTCGTTTCGAGCGTAGTCGAGAAACAGACCTCAGGGCCTGCGGACAAGGCTTCTCGACGTCGCTCGAAAACGAACGGCGGATGGGAGAAAACCCGAGCTCATAATTCTGTAAAACCCACATCGCCGATCCCGCATGAAGGGGATGGCGCGAGTGACGGGGCTCGAACCCGCGACCTCCGGCGTGACAGGCCGGCGCTCTAACCAACTGAGCTACACCCGCTTGTAAAGCGTGGAGGCGGCTCACTATGCGGGCGGCCGCACCCTGTCAACGCGGTTTCTGCGTCGACCCCGAACATTTATCCCAAGCGGTCAGCTGCCGGTGTCGGCGCGGGTATCGATCCCGCGCCCGCGCCGCTTGCGTTGCTGCGTCAACGTGCCGTGTTCGAACAGGAAACCCGCAATATCGGGCTTGCCCGCCGCGCCGATGACCGTCTGCAGGATGATCAGCAGTGGCACGGCAAGCAGCGCGCCCGTCGTCCCCCACACCCATCCCCAGAAGCTGATCGAGATGAGAATCATGATCGGATTGATCGTCAGCCGGTGCCCGACGATCAGCGGCGTGACGACGTTCGCCTCGACCAGATGGAAACCGTACATGATCGCCGGCGGGGCCAATGCGACCCAGATGTCGGAAAAGGTCATCAGCCCCCGACCGCCAGCAGCAGCGCCGCTACGACCGGCCCGAAATACGGCACATAGTTGAGCAGCACGACGATCCCGCCCCACATCAGCGGAAACGGCATGCCAAGCGCATAGAGAGACCCCGCCACGCACAGGCCGAGCGCGATGTTGATCGCGGTGATCGTGCCCAGATAGGACGATACGTCGTCGACCACGTCCTGGATCACCCGGGCGGTGGCCATCGCGCCCCCGAAACTCGTGCGGCTGGTGATCGTCCGCTTCCGCATCCGGGTCCAGCCGGACAGGAAGAAGAAGGCGGTGAGGATGCCGAAGAACAACTGGATGATGACCGCAGGCGCGGATGTCGCCGCCAGTTCGAGCACCGAACTGGGCGGCGCGACCCCGGCGGTGGGCGCCGGCTTGATCGGCGTGGACGCGACCTGACGCAGCGTCTTGTTGACGTATTTTTCCAGGTTCGAATACAGATCGAGCAGCGGCGCCAGATTGCTCTGGATGCGGTCGATACGCGTCGGCAGCAGGCGGAAGAATTCCGTCGCGGGCACGACGATCGCGGCGAGCGCGATGTTCGCCACGATCAGGAACAGCAGCACGCAGAACAGCGCCGCGAGCGGGGACGGCACGCGCCGCCGCTCCAGCCATTCCAGAACCGGGATCAGCGCGATCGCGATCACGAGCGCAGTCGTCGTCGGCAGGAAGAATTCCGCCCCCGCCTTCAACGCGAACGGCGTGGCCAGCGTCAGCCCGATGCCGGCGATCAGCGTCAGCGCAGCCAGCAAGCGGTCGCGCCGCAACGCAATCCGTGCGTCGTCTTCCTCGACACCCGCATCGATCGGCAGTCCGAACGCACCGGTCGCCCCCCGGAAGCGCCGAGGGGCGCTCCGGGAGTCGGTGCAGCGGCAGGCTCGACCGGATTCGCGTGCTCGTCGGTTACCATCGTCATCGAATGTCCTGCTCCCTGATCGTCACCCTAGCTGCATTCCCCTCGCTTGTAATCCCGGCTAGCGTGGCGCGATGTCCGATCTCATTCTCGTCATCGACGAAGGCACCACCTCCACCCGCGCAATGCTCTTCAAGCCGGACGGCACCTGCGTCGCCGTGCAAGCCGATGATCTCACGCAACATTATCCCGAGTCCGGCCGGGTCGAACATGACCCGTCCGAAATCTGGACGAAGACGCTCGCCGTCGCCCGCGCGGTGATCGACAAGGCGGGCGGCGCGGACCGGATCGCCGCGATAGGCATCACCAACCAGCGCGAGACCCTGGTGTTCTGGGACAAGGAGACGGGCGAACCGCTTGCCCCCGCGATCGTGTGGCAGGACCGGCGGACCGCCGCGACGTGCCGCGCAATGAAGGAAGCCGGCCACGAACCCACCGTGCAGGCGAAGACCGGGCTGCTGCTCGATCCCTATTTCTCCGGCAGCAAGATCGGCTGGGCGATGGAGAACTGGCCGCAGTTGAAGGAGGCCGGCGACCGGCTGGCGATCGGCACGATCGAATCGTGGCTGATCTGGAAACTCACCGCCGGGGAAGGCCGCGCAGGCGAACACGTCACCGACGCGACCAACGCCAGCCGAACCGCCTTGATGGCGATCGGCAGCGGCAATTGGGACGACGGGCTGATCGAACTGTTCGGCGCGCCGCGAAAGGCGTTGCCCGAGATCGTCGATTGCGCGGGACGGTTCGGCGAGACAACGCTCTTCGGCGCGCCAATCCCGATCTGCGGCATTGCCGGGGACCAGCAGGCGGCGACGATCGGCCAGTCCTGCCTTCAGGTCGGCGATACCAAGGCGACGTTCGGCACCGGCGCATTCGTGCTGACTCAGGCCGGTCGTATCCCGCCGACGTCGCACAACCGCCTGCTCTCGACGATCGCGTGGCAGATCGGCGGGCGCCGCGCCTATGCGCTGGAAGGATCGGTCTTCGTCGCGGGCAGCCTGATCAAATGGCTGCGCGATTCGCTCGGCCTGTTCGGCAATGCCGCGGAAACCGAGGCACTGGCGCGCAGCGTGAAGGACAATGGCGGAACGTATCTCGTCCCTGCCCTTTCCGGTCTCGGTGCGCCGTGGTGGGAGCCCGATGCGCGCGGCACGATTTCCGGCCTCAGCTTCTCGACCGGCAAGGCGCATATCGTCCGCGCCGCGCTGGAGGCGATGGCGCATCAGGCGCATGATCTGAAGACCGCCTTCGCGGCCGACGGCGTCGACTGGAACTGCGTGCGGATCGACGGCGGCATGGTCGCCAACGACTGGATGGCGCAGGACATGGCCGACATCCTGAATATCGAGGTCGAGCGCCCCGAATTCGCCGAAACGACGGCCCTTGGCGCTGCGATGCTCGCTGGCATCGGCAGCGGCCTGTTCAAGGATCTGGACGCGGCCAGCGTGATGCGCGGCAAGGTCGAAACGTTCAGGCCGTCGATGGACGAGGATCTCCGCCAGCACCGGCTGAGCGGGTGGCAGCGCGCGGTGAAAAGCGTGGTGGTGGCGGCGTCCGGCTGACACGGCCCCGCCTTACTCCGCCGCGAAAACGTCCCGTGCAATGGCCACGGCATTCAACGCCGCCGGAAAGCCGGCATAGGGGATCACCTGCAGGATCGTTTCGACGATCTCCTGACGGGTCGCGCCGACACGCGACGCAGCCTGCAAGTGCACCTTCAGTTGCGGGGCGGCGGTCCCCATCGCGGTCAGCGCGGCAACTGTCGTGAGTTCGCGCGTCTTCAAGTCCAGCCCGGGTCGTGCGAATATGTCGCCATAGGCGAATTCGATGATGTACCGGCCCAGATCGGGCGCGATATCCTCCAGGCTGCGGATCACTTCGGCACCGTACGGCCCGGCGACGATCTCGAGTTGCTCCAGCCCGCGACGATATCGATCATCCTGCATGGTCGGCTCCGGTGTCGAGGGTATCGTGCTCAAGGGCAGCGCGGTCGCCGCTGTCATCATCGCTCGGCGGTCGATAGTCATCGTTCTGGCCTCCGATTGCCGTTTCCATAGTGCGATACAGGTCGATCTTGTCATCGAGCGCGGTGATCAGGCCGGTCAGTTCGGCCACGCGGGCAGCAAGACCCGCGCGGTGCGCCTCCAGCATCTCACGTCGGGCCACGGTCGTTGCGGGCCCTTCGGTTCGCAACCGGCTGTACTTCAGCCGGTCGCGCATCGGCATTCCCATCGCCTGCAATTTGCGCAGGAAAGACGCCCAGCCGATATCGGCCATCCCGTAGGATCGCC includes the following:
- a CDS encoding L,D-transpeptidase family protein produces the protein MQKTLWGAACLALVSLGPISVSAQGTKAAPTTSSGVDLSTMHVQVILDHLGFSPGVIDGKPGKSLVAALKGFQEANGLKVSGEMDKATLRALYPSRAFRPTVTIALTDEMLAGPYTNPLPKDPAQQAKLPGLGYRTAMEKLAEMFHTTPGTLMALNSPSTPVSAGTKVVFPNVVAQSRAYDAKLPDHWRKTLSDLNINADQPQGVRVVVDKSDEVLRVLDKNDKLIAQFTATMGSSHDPLPIGKWTIKGASYNPPFHYNPDLFWDAKDSAKAAKLPPGPNGPVGVIWLDLSKPHYGIHGTPEPSTIGRAESHGCIRLTNWDAARLSMMIKPGTPAVFQN
- the thiE gene encoding thiamine phosphate synthase, with the translated sequence MNDIDPLGPLDPNFAAQFSRDMRRPPCQLYLVSPLDVGGAFPDRLRRALDAGPVAAFQFRVKDVDQHAAAVLAEPLQRICADADVAFIINDSISLAKRLGADGVHLGQEDGDPRDAREALGPNAQIGVTCHDSRHLAMEAGEAGADYVAFGAFYPTSTKAVLHHAEPVLLSWWSTMFEIPCVAIGGITPANAAPLVAAGADFLAVSHAVWGGDEAAAVRAFAEAMA
- the gap gene encoding type I glyceraldehyde-3-phosphate dehydrogenase: MTVKVAINGFGRIGRLVARAVLERGDTGLELVAINDLADAKSNAWLFSRDSVHGKYPGKVSAEGQDLVVDGKRIRVTAERDPANLPHKELGVDIVLECTGFFTDRESAQKHIDAGAKKVLISAPAKGVDLTVVYGVNNDKLEAGHHIVSNASCTTNCLAPVAKVLNDAIGIERGLMTTVHAYTNDQKILDQIHPDLRRARAAGMSMIPTTTGAARAVGEVLPELKGKLDGSAIRVPTPDVSLIDLTFTPSRDTTKDEVNAILKAASESGPLKGILDYTDEPLVSIDLMHTSASSTVDSLETAVLDGKLVRVVSWYDNEWGFSNRMVDTAGAMGKFL
- a CDS encoding phosphoglycerate kinase, producing MTTRAFKTLDDMGDVAGKRVLVREDLNVPMADGAVTDDTRLRATLATVGELADKGAIVLVLAHFGRPKGERNPAMSLALVTKPYEAVLGRPVRFIDWDGAEAAVATLQPGDVAVLENTRFFGGEEKNDADLTAQIAKLGDLYVNDAFSAAHRAHVSTEGLAHVLPAFAGRAMEAELDALDKALGNPEHPVAAVVGGAKVSSKLDVLKHLVTKVDHLIIGGGMANTFLAARGVDVGKSLCEHDLTGTADEIFDAAERANCTIHLPYDVVVAKEFAANPPSVRTCNVHEVAADEMILDVGPAAVEALADVLKNCRTLVWNGPMGAFETPPFDTATVALARTAAALTRDGSLVSVAGGGDTVAALNQAGAGGDFTFVSTAGGAFLEWMEGKELPGVAALAR
- a CDS encoding MOSC domain-containing protein, whose protein sequence is MDSAVTLARPGSSSKRAENARKEAFLEGRLDGTVGTLAGIARHMRPKAPMETVDHAAVTLERGIVGDFRGAMKGKPYRRQVTLMERGDWEAATAEVGHVIPWEERRSNLLIDGFDLPQVRGIRVRIGDDVVLEITRETDPCERMEVLADGLRAALLPDWRGGACAMVITGGTIAVGDEIRIER
- a CDS encoding cell division protein ZapA, which gives rise to MADVTLTIGGSRHIVACRDGEEDQLLTIGALLDARWSAAKRAAGGLGGERAMLFVALMLADDLHDAQNRPPEAAPASVSDAQLEKLADRLEALAASLEN
- a CDS encoding TlpA disulfide reductase family protein, whose product is MSLPGPRILIPFVALAGGMTIAAPAPRSADIPRDFTLSNGVRTTLDQLRGRVVMLNIWATWCVPCRAELPLLNAYYRRHRGEGLVVIGIAVDEGKTPADQLVSPAIAYLQARHVHGRDLTVSSVPTSYVFAKSGRLEHVGRQAFDARSLERVLGPLLKAK
- a CDS encoding class I fructose-bisphosphate aldolase codes for the protein MTPIVKAILDKYESDNSATKANIARILMQGKLGGTGKLIILPVDQGFEHGPARSFAINPAGYDPHYHYQLAIDAGLSAFAAPLGMIEAGATTFAGQVPTILKVNSSNSWAQGANQAITGSVEDAVRLGCAAIGFTIYPGSDDLFDMIGQIREMSAEAKTLGIATVIWSYPRGGMLPKSGELALDVGAYAAHMAALLGAHIIKVKLPSDHIEQAEAKPMYEGTDWSKQSDRVKHVVQASFAGRRIVVFSGGAAKGADAVYQDARDIRDGGGNGSIIGRNTFQRPRDEALAMLDKLVRIYKNEE
- a CDS encoding DUF882 domain-containing protein, with product MQTTTDAQLVSEPSRIPDISRRALMGGGLVAGAAALMPFPAMAAGAEWRLAIRNVHNNESVDAVFARAGRFVPEGLAELNHGLRDWRTGEVFQMDRRLLALLANLRAKLDLPGRQKIDLISGYRSPHTNAALRARGGEHTGVATRSQHMLGKATDIMVPGISLDKLRGAALALGGGGVGYYPRDGFVHVDTGRVRHW
- a CDS encoding M23 family metallopeptidase, with the protein product MARRLGVGLLVAVLLLLGAWIAALKLLPDAPASVSVSAPEARPVADAGRAGPLAMPVAGLPREAVRESWGDPRENGLREHHGTDIPAPLGTPVVAAAPGVVEKLWNSAAGGTTVYVRSPKKDWIYYYAHLSGYAPGLRERQVVKTGDPIGFVGDTGNAGAGNYHLHFGLTRTTPDQHWYEGRDVDPYPYLVGS